A genomic region of Halopelagius longus contains the following coding sequences:
- a CDS encoding DUF5809 family protein, giving the protein METEGSLEPESESAAEAAFESAGPTAQSVVREVAKAMEFDREEYRDRVTGDVVETARNVLFAERLAVTVGTREEFDAWCEEHPEYEVTELGSPSVERVVWHAAPFAGEVVAATFQNEREAAVGTLRRRAFARLYRPRFEGDDAEGEDGDDRRDGDEPRASDGADAPNGA; this is encoded by the coding sequence ATGGAGACCGAAGGGAGCCTCGAACCGGAGAGCGAGTCGGCCGCCGAGGCGGCGTTCGAATCGGCCGGACCGACCGCGCAGTCGGTCGTCCGCGAGGTGGCGAAGGCGATGGAGTTCGACCGCGAGGAGTACCGCGACCGGGTGACCGGCGACGTGGTGGAGACGGCCCGGAACGTGCTGTTCGCGGAGCGTCTCGCCGTCACCGTCGGCACCCGCGAGGAGTTCGACGCGTGGTGCGAGGAGCACCCGGAGTACGAGGTGACGGAACTCGGCAGTCCGTCGGTCGAACGCGTCGTCTGGCACGCCGCGCCGTTCGCCGGCGAAGTCGTCGCCGCCACGTTCCAGAACGAACGCGAGGCCGCCGTCGGAACGCTCCGCAGGCGGGCGTTCGCCCGCCTCTACCGGCCGCGGTTCGAGGGGGACGACGCGGAAGGTGAGGACGGCGACGACAGACGGGACGGCGACGAACCGAGAGCGTCCGACGGGGCGGACGCGCCGAACGGGGCGTGA